Part of the Plasmodium knowlesi strain H genome assembly, chromosome: 11 genome is shown below.
GTACTGGAAGAATTTACAAATGAGCAGTTGCAATCATTTCTAAGATTTGTTTCAGGACGATCAAGGCTGCCCACGACAAAGAATGACTGGTATATGATTATAGATGTTGACAACCCTAATAACAGTATGAGCCAAACGGACCAAAGATTACCCACCGCCGTTACGTGCGGCTTTCGCTTATTGTTGCCTCAGTATTCTAGTTTGGAAATTCTGAAGGAGAGGCTCCTCTACGCTATTAAGAACTGCACGGCCATTGACTTGGACGCGTACGTTGTGCATGACCAGATGCAGCTCATGTACGGGGAGTGATGCTAGCATGCACAACGCGCCTATTCGATTTGCAAAAAGGTGAAACAGGAAAGGAGCACATGAATGCATCTACATGGGCATTTACACATTCGCGCTTTCTACATTTGTCCCACCTGTGCACGGGGGGAGGATTCGTCCTCTTTGATAAGGGGGTTCCCCGTGCACTTCATTTGTTTTACCCTTTATCCGACCCTTGTTTAGTGTTATTAATTTCGCGTTTGTGTTATTAATTTTGATCTTGTTTGTCTATTTAATAAtacttcacatttttgcgtGCGGGGCGAGCTCGCCCAGGAAGAGACGGAACTGCGGAACGGCGGAAAAATATACTCGCGTGCGCTTATATGTGAATGTAAGTACGCAAACTTCCCGACCACCATACTTACacacattaaaaattttgcattttgaaaaaaaaaaaaaagaaaaaaaagcaacatacGGTTATACATACGGTTATACATATGGTTATGTATATGCCTGTACGTATGGTTGTACATATGGTACCATTCTTGTACGCACTGTATTCGTCCTGGTACCACACCTTTTCCGCTTCCTCCCATCAAATGTTCCTGTGAACCGTTGCCTTTTGCGTTGGGGATTCACTCACGGTTACCTCCATGTAGTTAACACTGCGTGCCTTTAAAAATGGCAAGCCTAATTCCTctattattttgtttaaaataTAGAGCCCTATTTCTTCTGTGGAGGAATGCTTGATAGGAATTTGCACACAGTCTCTTTTGGGAAAGGAATATTCGGATTTATCTTCACATATAATTTTGAAATTATCCTCCAACATTTGTATGTTTAGAACATCACTATACATTGGCAGAATGAAATGATGATCCAACTGTTTGCAAACCCttttaagtttttctttcaaaatggagaagtcGATTACATATCCATCTTGTTGTATATATCCCCTTAGTTTTAAGGACACATTATAATTATGACCATGCAATGTTTCTCTGAATCCTTTAAACGCAATAAAGTGTGCGCAGTTGAACGAAAAATGGGGAGACTCCACTACCAGTTCTGCTATCTGATCACTGGGGTTAACTTGATGGGGGTTCATGATGATCATACTTCATTAATCCATGTGTTTTCTCTGTTTATTTTCTGAGGAGTAGTAACCTTTTCTGTTCAACAAGCCTTATTTAGCAGGCGGAATTAACTAGCCCGGATTGGCAAGCGTGATTGCCTTTGAATCATTACAGAAATTGGCTAATCTTCGCCACAagtgaaaaatgtagaaaggaCGTTGATAATTCTTTGCGGTGGCGTAAACAATTCATCGTTATGGCAATTATTCCCTCAGCAGAAACTCATTTTATGTATactaaaatataaatatatatatatatatatatatatatatatatatatatatatatatatatacgatGTTGACTTGGAATACTTCTCTTTAACCGAAATGCCCCTTTACATTCGTCAAAGCAATTCTGCTcaggaaaatgaaacatgCTTGTAGTCTCATTTGCTTgcagtataaaaaaaaaaaaaaaaaaaaaaaaaactgaaaaacttaaaaacttaaaaacttaaaaaatgtgttcaaATAACACGATGAATTATGTCAGTTAAAAAGATTCGCAAAATGATGTGCATCATTTTAACCCCGTTTGGagttgttcaaaaaaaactGGTGTAATGCACGAAAATACAAAGTAGcacaaatggggagaaacaaatgaggaaatatacatatttcgagaaaaaaattgtgcaatgCATCTGCTTATATCCCTTTGAACTGTGGTCAAAAACattcacatatatacaacatTGCAATGCAGATGTATCTGCGCACCCGCGCATAACGTCCCACAACGTTGTGGTAAGCTAAAcgcgtacatatgtacgagTATTCACAtaggagaaaagaataacataaaaaatggaacagtgTGTAATAAAAGGATTAAACAAATtagaggaggggggggaagggaaagaaaaaaaatccactCAGTACCAGTAAACAACGGAAAGATGACAAACGAATTGAACTGCACACTCGGCGATGTACAGAATTtaattgcaaaaaatattacacgTAAAAATTACActtaacaaaaaaacaaaaaggaaaaataggggaaaaaggaaattcgTACATATGCGAATCCTGGGCAGACGCAGTCCAATggtcccttttttaaatagccCTGTTCTGGAGCACTTTGTACTTCTTCGATGATTTTAAGGCAGGGTCACGGAGTAGCTGGACGCCGTGTAGGTAATACTGCTTATCCTTTATGGTAAGGATAAATACGGTTTTGTTTTTCAGCACTattaagaccttattcttgGGGGTTACTATTTTGAATGCCTGCGGGGTtgaatatgcatatgtgtgtgcTCTGCATAAatctacatatatgcatgtgggAAGGGGGTAAACAACTCAGTGAAACAATATAATTAAAGAATAACGAAAAGAAGTTATCGAAGGgtaatttccccccccttccttccttttcttcttctccttaacATATTACTGTTAAGCTCATTTTGCATCATTACATTTTGCGTTTCCAGGATTATTATCCCTTTGATCCCAATATATGATGCACAACGAGATTTATGTATTTCAATTTCTGCTCCATTCAATTCCATGTCATTAATTGTGTCCTGGGGTAATTCTTCTGTGTTTGTCAAACTGAGCAATTCGTCCACGTAAATATTCCACATGTAGTTTAGCTTCTTTGCATGATCATATGATGTTGTATTCTCCGTTGTAACTTTATAATTTGTGTATTCATTTGATGAGAGGCCCACTTTGTTTTGCTTCTGTTTAGGGTTTCTATTTCTACCTGTATTGTCTGCATAGGTATTTTTTAAGCTGTTTTTGAGAAATATTTTACTGTGCTGATTTGCGTAGTTCCTCTGAAGGAGGGAAGGGAGCAAAAGGGAATGTTGTAAACATTGGGAATGGACATATTAACATACGGTTATACATGCATGCCTTCCACCGcgtttatcatttttttttttttttaccctcaCCATTTCGCCATGATCGACATATATGGATCTTCCCGGATATCTCTTCAAAAATGGATGACCTTGATCTTTTGATAGATCACTGGTACAGTTTCTTTTACTGTTGTTCAGTTGGATGTTGCTAGAATTGCGCTTCATACTCGGGTATGACACATCTTGGTTTGCATTTGACTTTGTATTAACATGGGACAGGTTCTGAGAATTATTACGACTTGATGCGGATagcacatttttctttgcctTCTCATTCTGCTGAGGGAGCTGCTTAGAATGGTTATTACTTGCGTCATTTCCACTTAGCCAATTTATGTTTTTAGGAAGCAAAGTATAATTAGCATTACTGTTGTCGtttgtcttcctccttttggaATTTCCCCTTGATGTGTCTTCTTCCATGGCTCACACCCAGCTAactattattctttttttaatggaaGTTATATGTGCTAACCAGTTAGACATATGTTAtgaatttttacttttccgtTACAGGAAATGTCTCGATTAGGGGGAAATTTCAACtaccatattttttctccctatgTCTTGTTCGACTGTTGTGTAATGTAACTTGTGTGGAACTTTCACAAACACGTttattgtttcttttttcttgttcgtCCTTCTCAaacacttttcttttttttttttttgctaacaTCAGAGAGGGGAGTCATCAAAATGagtcgtaaaaaaaattggaattacattaatctattttttttttttttttttttttttttttatctctctGCTTTGCAATATAAAGGCATATGTGAAAACCCTTAAAAGTGGTACAAACGAAATGAGTAATCACCAAGTGGTGTAGTTAACATCGAAGAAGTTATTAATAAGAATCCAGATGATACGTAAAAAGGGTAAGCAAAAAGAATGGGGATTATTTTAAAGATGTAAGGTATGTCTTACATGTAACTACTGAACTAGTGAGggcaaatatatacacaaaaCTATTTTTTAGAAATATTCACACGTCGGTAGTGGTCATATAAACCAACGGAGATGTAAATGCATGTGctcgtgtatatatatacatatggcgACACACAAGATAATACCTACGCGGGGAAAGGCATAACGCGTAGTTGTGCTACCAGACTTAGTTACTCATTTTGAGGATTCCCTATGGAGGTATGTCACGGGTGTCATACGGTATTACCCTTACACCGGTGTGTACAAATGGGTTACACTCGTTACCACATTTTATTGCTCAATCCGGGTAAAAATGATCGCATTGGTATGTGCacattttacatttaacAACGATAACCCA
Proteins encoded:
- a CDS encoding 6-pyruvoyltetrahydropterin synthase, putative; translated protein: MNPHQVNPSDQIAELVVESPHFSFNCAHFIAFKGFRETLHGHNYNVSLKLRGYIQQDGYVIDFSILKEKLKRVCKQLDHHFILPMYSDVLNIQMLEDNFKIICEDKSEYSFPKRDCVQIPIKHSSTEEIGLYILNKIIEELGLPFLKARSVNYMEVTVSESPTQKATVHRNI
- a CDS encoding ribonuclease P protein subunit p29, putative, which produces MEEDTSRGNSKRRKTNDNSNANYTLLPKNINWLSGNDASNNHSKQLPQQNEKAKKNVLSASSRNNSQNLSHVNTKSNANQDVSYPSMKRNSSNIQLNNSKRNCTSDLSKDQGHPFLKRYPGRSIYVDHGEMRNYANQHSKIFLKNSLKNTYADNTGRNRNPKQKQNKVGLSSNEYTNYKVTTENTTSYDHAKKLNYMWNIYVDELLSLTNTEELPQDTINDMELNGAEIEIHKSRCASYIGIKGIIILETQNAFKIVTPKNKVLIVLKNKTVFILTIKDKQYYLHGVQLLRDPALKSSKKYKVLQNRAI